The segment AAATGCCCGCTTCTGGTAGTAATACTTTTCAGGTGATTCGCATCCTTTCCTCCGGCACCCGTATTTCCATGAAAAATACTTCCCATTACAAACGGCCTGTCAGGGTCATTATATCTGAAACCGACTACGACCTGATCGCCAACTTCAGGAATAAAAACATATCCCCTGTTTTTTGCAAAAGGTTCACTGCTTCCTCCATCAGGAGTCAATACCCTGATCCAGTCGGTGGTAGAATTGTCTTTTTGCCAAAGCATCTGGACTTTAATCCTGCCTGTTTGCGAAGGATCATTATTATCCGTCACAATAGCTATCTGGGATTCTGCCTGAGGGGCCTGAATGTGCGCCACAGGTAAAACCTCTGTATTAGAAGGAACACCTTTAAAAGTGTTATTATATCTGCCCAGACCATCAATATGATGGCTGATTTCTGTGACTAAAAACTTGCCTACAGAATCCTGGTTAAAAGTTGCTGATCCTATTTTATGGGAAACCTGCACATCTGCAATGCTTCCAATATTTAATGCCGTATTGGTACTCTCTCCGGTAAGATCAGAAAGGTTTGAAGCCATTGCAGCTTTATGTTTATCTGCCAGTTGCTCCAGCTGACTCTTATTCTCTACCCTTGGCTTAACGGGTGCATTCACTTTACTGTCAAATACAGTAGTAGATTCCTTAAAAGCATGCTGAGAATAATCATTGAGTCCTTTGCTCTGGTTAGCAGAGTTGGTAGACATGGTGTTATCTTCCTGAGAACGGTAAGAATAGTAAGAGAAATTCATCGGTTGAATCCGCACCGCCATATTCATAAAGTTCAGGTTCTGGCCATGTACGAGTGAAACTGTACGCTGGCTGGAAGGCATCCCAAAATGAAGTGCTTTTCCATCATAATAAAAGAATTCACCATACTCGGAACTCAATCTGTTGATAAAAGCAAAATTGCTCTCTTTAAATTGGGTTATATATTTAAGTTCTTCTCTGTAAGCAGGTTTAATTGCAAACTCCATTTCATTTGCCGGCAGTGTATCGGTAACTTTTTTCACAATCTGATCCAGTTTCATATCACTGTAAGAGATGAGATTGCCACCCGTTTCCAGCAAGATTGTCGGAGAAAATCCTTTGATAATCAGGTTACCTCTCAGACCATGACTTTGCGTAAGATTGACTTCGCAAACCACCCCTTTAAAGTCCATATTACCTTTATCAATACTGACGATAAAGCTCTTGCCTACCCAAGTTTTAGACTGGTCAATTTTGAATCCCCCGGTTTGTTCAATCACATCCTGGTTAATGATGAGCTCAAATTCATGGTGACGGTTAAATGCCTGAGTAATACTCAGGGAGTTAAAATGAACAATTGCGGTATCATCAATATGTATTTCCAGATTTATTTTCTTTTCCATCTTGCAGAAATTAGCTGTTAATTTTGTTGGTATTATTTTCCATAGCTCAATTCGAATTTCATTCCCGGTACCAGCCCGTTCATGGTTTGTCTTATAAAATCAAGATGTCTTCTTTTGAGTTCTGTTCCGGTATTCATAATTCCGGGAAAATCATTCAGGGTATTTTCCCAGGCTACTCCTTGTTCAAGATAAGTACCTGGTGTATAAAGCACTCCACTGCCTGTATGGGCAAATTTGTGATTTATGGGAGACTGGTCAGGGCTATCGAGGCTTAGTTTTCGCGCATCCCAGCGGATATCCCCTTTCTGGTAGGTATTTGGATTTGTTTTATGAATGGCAGCTGTCCAGTGTGCGCTATTGTCCATAACCCAGCTGACCTCAAAAGAGGTTTTGATAGGTGCAGCAAGATAATTCATGGGCAGCGTTGATCCGGGAATAATTTTAATCAGCAGCTTACTTCCCCACACAGACCGGATCAGCCTTTCTACTTTCCTGTGAAAATCTTTGGTTTCGGTATACGTCCACCTGCTGGTGCCCGGAACATTGTTCCAGTTATATCTCCATCTTTGCACCACTTTAAAATCATTTTTTTCAAGGTCGAACAAGATGGAGAAATAAGGCGTATCTTTTTTGTAGCGTAACATAGATGATAACTAAGAGAACATTAAGCTTTTGGCCAGTCGTTGGTATGCTCAGCATTTCCAAGTTTTAGTTTTCTGGCAGAAATGACAAAACTCAGTGTCATTGGTGTATTGTCATTAACAGCAATTCCTTCATTGTACTGAATGATATACCCATCTTCGAATGAAAGCTCTTTCATCTTTGCATCTTCTTCGCCTTTTTTAAAGACGATGGTACCTCCTAATGGTTTGTATTGATTATTGACCATGGATTCAATGACTGAAGTATCTTCGGTTGATTCTATTTCAAGATGAATAGATCCCCCGTAAACACCTGAAGACGGACGTCCTTTAGCATCTACATCTCTATTTAAGGAGAAACTGCATTGCAGTACATCAAATTCCTTAGCGCCTAGAGTTAATCTGGTTTTAAAAGCCATAATATTATTATTTTAATGGTATTAATAATAGTCTAAATTGATTTATCCGGTACAGGAGAATCCGGCCGGGCCGGAATTCAAAAAATATGGATTTATAAGCTGGTTTAATTTAAGCTTTCGGCCAGTCATTGGTATGCTCAGCATTGCCAAGCTTTAGTTTACGGGCAGAAATCTGGAACTTCAGGGTCATCGGATTGGCGCCTGTGATATTGATTCCTTCGGTATACTTGACAATATAGCCGTCCTCAAAATGAACTTCTTTCATTTTGGCATCTTCTTCAGATTTCTTGATCAGCAGCGTTCCTGCTAAAGGTTTATATTGATTGTTGACCATTGATTCAACGATAGACGTATCTTCTGTTGATTCAATTTCCAGGTCAATTGTACCACCATATACTCCGGAAGAGGGTCTTCCTTTGGCGTCTACATCCCGGTTGAGCGAATAGGAACAATGGAGCACATCGTACTCCTTGCCCGAAAAGTTTAATCTTGCTTTGAAAGCCATAACTTTAATTTTTGGGTGAAATATATTTACTAAGTATGTACAATACTAACAATAATTTTGCCAACATTACAACTTTCGTTTCTTTATCGGACCCGCCCCCCTTTGATTGCAGATCAGGGAGATATATTTTTTTTATCAGGGGTAAAACAGGAATAAAATCGAATTAGATACTGTTTCGTGAATGTTGAATCAGGCTACAGTTTGTAGTTAAAGGATACAGTTATTTCAAAGTTCAGGATTGGAGCAGGTAAAGTAAAAACAGTAATTACAATCGATTATCAGACCTGATTTGTCAGGTGAAATCCGTATAAGAAACTGTTTAATAAACTAATTAAGACTTACAGTTTTGAGCACCGGAGTATCATTTGAAAATCAAGAATGTGGAGATCTTTGTATAAACAGCCCAACCATCTGATCCCTTTTTGAATTTGGCTAAACTATTGTGTAATTTTGTAATAGTAAAAAGGTTATGGATCAAGGGAATAATCCTGCCAATCCTGTTTACCCGGCAACTAACTATAAATAAACAACTTAACAAAACAAAATATGTCATCAGTAGAGACTACTTACGTTCCTTTTAAAGTAAAGGACATTTCACTGGCAGAATGGGGCCGTAAAGAAATTGGATTAGCAGAAGCAGAAATGCCAGGCTTAATGTCTTTGCGTGCTGAATTTGGTCCTTCAAAACCATTAAAAGGTGCACGTATCGCAGGATGTCTGCACATGACTATCCAGACTGCGGTTTTAATTGAAACTTTAGTTGAACTTGGAGCAGAAGTGACCTGGTCATCCTGCAACATCTTCTCTACACAAGACCACGCTGCTGCTGCTATTGCTGCTGCCGGAATCCAGGTTTATGCGTGGAAAGGCTTGAATGAAGCAGATTTCGACTGGTGTATTGAGCAAACTTTACACTTTGGTCCGGAGCAACAACCATTAAATATGATCTTAGACGATGGTGGTGACTTAACCAACATGGTTTTCGATAAATTCCCTGAGCTGATTGCTGCAATCAAAGGATTATCAGAAGAAACTACTACTGGTGTTCACCGTTTATACGAACGTATGAAAAACGGAACTTTGCATTTACCAGCTATCAATGTAAATGACTCAGTTACTAAATCTAAATTTGACAACAAATACGGTTGCCGTGAGTCATTGGTCGATGCGATCCGTCGTGCTACTGATGTTATGCTTGCAGGAAAAGTAGCTGTAGTTGCAGGTTACGGTGATGTAGGTAAAGGTTCTGCTGAATCTTTAAGCTCACAAGGTGTACGCGTTATCGTTTCTGAAATTGATCCTATCTGTGCATTACAAGCTGCAATGGAAGGTTATGAAGTGAAAAAATTCGCTACAGCAGTTAAAGAAGCTGATATCGTGGTTACTACTACTGGTAACTGTAACATTGTTCGTCCTGAGCATTTCAGAGTAATGAAAGATAAAGTTATCGTTTGTAACATTGGTCACTTTGACAATGAGATCGATGTAGCCTGGTTAAACTCGAACTACGGTGATACTAAAATCGAAATCAAACCACAGGTTGATAAATATACTATCGACGGTAAAGACGTTATTTTATTAGCTGAAGGCCGTTTAGTAAACTTAGGATGTGCTACCGGCCACCCAAGTTTCGTGATGTCTGCCTCTTTCACTAACCAGACTTTAGCACAGTTAGAGCTTTGGACTAACCCAGGAAAATATGAGAACAAAGTATATGTTCTTCCTAAATCACTGGATGAGAAAGTAGCGCGTTTACACTTAGCAAAAATCGGTGTTGAATTAGATGTATTAGATCAACAACAAGCTGATTATATCGGTGTACCAGTTGAAGGTCCTTTCAAACCGGAAGCTTACAGATACTAGTTTATTTAAATAATAAGAAGAAGGGATGCGCCGGAAGGACATCCCTTTTTTAATAAAATAATTATTTAGTCCCTCCAAACTCGTCTTCTACGCTTTCTGATAAATCATACATCAGCCATTGTTTGCTTGTTACCTCGGCTGTCTTGCTTTTTAACAACTTGATAAAATCAGCCACACCTACCGGTTCGTTTCCATTTCCATGAATCAGAACGATACTGCCCGCAGCAGGCTTTTGTCCTTTCGCAAGCCATGCGTCGCTCCCTATCGGGATAATTCCATAAGCTAAAACTTTATCCACTACCCGCTGATCAGAAACCAGCCCGGGGAACCTGAAAAATACAGAAGGAATTAAACCGTGCTGCAACATAGCCAGTTCAGTACCCAATATTTCAAAATTCATATCTGTACCTGGTTCTAACAGAAAATTAGTTTTTAAGGGTGCAGCCGGGCTTACATGGTGATTGAAGGAATGATCAATCCAGGTAATGTCAATTTCTTTTTTTGCCACCAGTTCTTTCAACCAGTTCAGATCGTCAGTATGCGTTAACATCCAGCGTCCTGTTATAGATAGCGCTACAGGAACAGGCTGTTCAATTTTAGCAAACTCCTGAAGCAGTGAAGTGAAAATAATCCGGTCCAGCGGTTTATGCGAAGGACAAAGATCTATAGTCAGCGTTATTCCTTTCTCTTTAGGGAAACCATGCGTTACCCCGGCATCCTGTAAGGCCAGTGCCTGTTTTGCAGCAGCATCGTAAGCTTTGAAATAAGGGGTCTGCTGAAAATAAGCCTTTGCACTTTTCCAGTCCATCGGGCGTACAACGGCATCAGCAGTCAATTCTGTCGTTAAAGTCTGTGGATCTACAGCCAGGTACAATATTTTACCCGCTTTCTCCATTTTACGGATAACAAGCAGCTCATTTCCCTGCACTTTTGCCACCCCGCTATAAACCGTATAATTTTTAATGACCTCCTGTGCAGAACAGACAATTGCTCCAAAAATTAAAAAACAACAAATAATTACACAGAACGTTAACCTGTTTACAATAATATTATACCTGTTCATGTTTAATGGTTTATCTTTGTACATGGCAAAACTATCAGTAAATATCAATAAAATAGCCACGTTACGCAACAGTCGCGGGGGAAACAATCCAGATCTGGTTAAGGTAGCACTTGACTGTGAACGTTTTGGTGCGGAAGGAATCACTGTACATCCAAGACCTGATGAACGTCATATCCGTTATCAGGATGTATTCGATCTTAAAACAGCCATTTCAACAGAATTCAATATAGAAGGTAACTGCAAAGAACAAAAATTCATTGACCTTGTACTGGCCAACAAGCCTGCACAGGTAACATTGGTACCGGATACTGAAGGACAGATCACTTCCAATCATGGATGGGATACTATAAAACATCAGGCCTATCTTAAAGAAATGGTCCAGCTATTTCAAAAAGAAGGTATCAGGGTTTCTATTTTCACAGATCCGGTAAGAGAAATTATCGAAGCTGCACAAACTACAGGAACTGACCGGATAGAACTTTATACAGAGTACTATGCAGCTAATTATGCAAAAGATCCTGTAAAGGCAATCAGCCCTTATACACAAGCTGCACATACGGCGAATAAACTTGGTTTAGGAATCAATGCCGGGCATGATCTTGACTTGCAAAACCTGAAATATTTTGCGGATAACATCCCTAATTTACTGGAAGTTTCTATTGGCCATGCCTTAATCAGCGATTCCTTGTATTTAGGTCTGGAAAACACAATTCAGCTCTATTTGAAACAATTGTAGAATATATTTAGATCAGTCCATTCCATTGGAATGGAACTGAAATTTTAATACCTTTGCGCAAATTTATTGTTAACCGTCATGAGTTTAAACATCCATTACAAAGAAGACTTTAAAAACCGTCATATCGCTCCAAATGCGGAGGATACTGAGGCTATGTTAAGCACCCTTGGTCTGAATTCTATTGAAGAACTGATTGAACAAACTGTTCCTCAAAAAATCAGATTGAAAAAACCACTTAATTTACCTGTTGCTAAGTCTGAGAAAGAATATTTGGAAAGCCTTAGACAAACGGCTTCACTGAATAAAGTTTTCAAATCTTATATCGGACAAGGATATTATGACACCACTACTCCAGGAGTAATTCTGAGAAATGTGATGGAAAATCCAGGATGGTATACACAATATACTCCATACCAGGCTGAAATTGCACAAGGTCGTTTACAGGCTTTACTGAACTTCCAGACTATGGTTATTGACCTTACAGGTATGGAAATTGCAAATGCCTCTCTTTTAGATGAAGGTACTGCTGCTGCTGAAGCGATGTTTATGCAATTCAGTTTGCGTAAAAATACACAGGCAAACAAGTTTTTCGTTTCGGAATTGTTATTCCCTCAAACTATTGACATCTTAAAAACACGTGCAAATCCATTCGGAATTGAACTTGTAACCGGTGATCACCAAACATTTGAAGCAACTGAAGATTTCTTTGGTGCAATTGTTCAATACCCTGCCGGAAACGGTGAAGTGTTCAACTATACTTCATTCGCTGAAAAAGCACATGCTAAAAATGTTAAATTAACAGTGGTAGCTGATATTTTAAGCTTAACACTATTAACTCCTCCGGGAGAATGGGGAGCTGACATCGTTGTAGGTACTACACAACGTTTTGGTGTACCAATGGGCTTCGGTGGTCCGCATGCTGCATTTTTCGCCACTAAGGATGAATATAAACGTTCTATCCCTGGAAGAATTATCGGCGTAACAATTGACAGTCATAACAACTACGCTTTACGTATGGCGCTGCAAACAAGAGAGCAGCATATCCGTAGAGATAAAGCAACTTCAAACATTTGTACTGCACAGGCTTTATTAGCTATTATGGCTAGTTTCTATGCGGTATATCATGGCCCGAAAGGTCTTAAATTAATTGCAGAAAGAACACATGGCTTAGCTGTTGCCCTTTCACAATCAATTGAGCAAATCGGTTATAAACAATTAAATAAAGTTTTCTTCGACACCATCCGTGTTGATTTAGGTGATTTGAAAGATTCAATCCACAAAGAATGTATCGATAACGAAATCAACCTGAACTATATTGGTTCTGTAGCTACAATCGCATTAGATGAGACTACTTCTATTGAAGACATCAAATTGCTGAACAAAATATTTTCTAAAGTAAAAGCGATCTCTGCGGACAGCGTTGAACTTGCTGAAGAAAAAAACATTCAAACTGTAATCCCTGCTGAATTACAACGTACTTCAGCTTACCTGACACACCCGGTATTTAATCTGCACCATTCAGAACATGAAATGCTGCGTTATATCAAATCACTGGAAGCAAAAGATCTTTCTCTTTGTCATTCTATGATTGCTTTAGGTTCATGTACTATGAAATTAAATGCAACAACAGAAATGATCCCGGTTACCTGGGCAGAGTTTGGCCGTGTTCACCCGTTTGCTCCGGCAGATCAGGTGGCTGGTTATTACACTGTATTCAACGAGATTGACAGATGGTTAAGTGAAATTACTGGTTTTGCAGCCATGAGTTTACAACCAAATGCTGGTGCTCAGGGAGAATATGCAGGTTTAATGGTAATCAGAGCTTATCACCAGGATCGTGGTGATCATCAGCGTAACATCGCTTTAATCCCTTCTTCTGCACATGGTACTAATCCTGCTTCAGCAGCGATGGCCGGAATGAAGATTGTAATCGTTAAATGTGATGCAAACGGTAATATTGATGTAGCTGATCTGAAAGCAAAAGCAGAAGAGCATAAAGCTAATTTATCTTGTTTCATGGTAACTTACCCATCTACACATGGTGTATTTGAAGAAAGTATCATTGAAATCTGTGAAGTTATCCACGCTAATGGCGGACAGGTTTATATGGATGGTGCAAATATGAATGCTCAGGTAGGTTTGACCAGCCCTGCAAACATTGGCGCTGATGTATGTCACCTGAACTTACATAAAACATTCTGTATCCCTCACGGTGGTGGTGGTCCTGGTATGGGCCCGATCGGTGTTGCTGCACATCTGGTAAAATATTTACCGGGTCACGCTGTAGTAGACATCAACAATGAGAAATCAATTCACGCAGTATCTTCTGCACCATGGGGTTCTGCCTCTATCCTGATCATCTCTCATGCTTATATTGCAATGATGGGTGGCGAAGGATTGAAAAATGCTACTGAATATGCCATCTTAAATGCGAACTACATGAAAGCGCGTTTAGAGAAACATTACCCGGTACTTTATTCTGGTAGTAAAGGACGTTGTGCACATGAAATGATCCTGGACTGCCGCGGATTCAAAAACTTCGGTATCGAGGTAGTTGATATTGCGAAAAGATTAATGGATTATGGTTTCCACGCACCAACGGTATCTTTCCCGGTTGCAGGAACGTTAATGGTTGAGCCAACAGAAAGTGAAGCTAAACATGAGCTTGACCGTTTCTGTGATGCTTTAATTGCCATCAGAAATGAAATTACTCAAGTAGAGAACGGTACATTGGATAAATTAGATAATCCATTAAAAAATGCACCTCATACTGCTGCTAAAGTTACAGGAGATGAATGGGCACATAGCTACAGCAGACAAACTGCTGCGTTCCCATTACCTTATGTATCAGAACATAAATTCTGGCCTTCGGTTGGAAGAGTTAACGATTCGTTTGGAGACAGGTCATTAGTTTGTGCCTGCCCGCCAATAGAGAGTTATATGGAAGAAGAAGAAGTTAGTTTATAACCTAACTTCACATTCCTTTGATTAAGGAGACGGGTCATTTTTTTAAGATGGCCCGTCTTTTTTCAAATATATAAATCA is part of the Pedobacter cryoconitis genome and harbors:
- a CDS encoding type VI secretion system Vgr family protein — encoded protein: MEKKINLEIHIDDTAIVHFNSLSITQAFNRHHEFELIINQDVIEQTGGFKIDQSKTWVGKSFIVSIDKGNMDFKGVVCEVNLTQSHGLRGNLIIKGFSPTILLETGGNLISYSDMKLDQIVKKVTDTLPANEMEFAIKPAYREELKYITQFKESNFAFINRLSSEYGEFFYYDGKALHFGMPSSQRTVSLVHGQNLNFMNMAVRIQPMNFSYYSYRSQEDNTMSTNSANQSKGLNDYSQHAFKESTTVFDSKVNAPVKPRVENKSQLEQLADKHKAAMASNLSDLTGESTNTALNIGSIADVQVSHKIGSATFNQDSVGKFLVTEISHHIDGLGRYNNTFKGVPSNTEVLPVAHIQAPQAESQIAIVTDNNDPSQTGRIKVQMLWQKDNSTTDWIRVLTPDGGSSEPFAKNRGYVFIPEVGDQVVVGFRYNDPDRPFVMGSIFHGNTGAGGKDANHLKSITTRSGHLVEFNDGPSGHGITITDINKNLIHIDTSGNNITITANENMTLNSKNMQINVGENLDINVGKNIGTLAGNDMTTQVGVNNTISTGADYSLTAANISEVAVDAFKSEATNITKTAAGALSMSSLEGSITKHAAKTIHNNSGEKSNLF
- the tssD gene encoding type VI secretion system tube protein TssD gives rise to the protein MAFKTRLTLGAKEFDVLQCSFSLNRDVDAKGRPSSGVYGGSIHLEIESTEDTSVIESMVNNQYKPLGGTIVFKKGEEDAKMKELSFEDGYIIQYNEGIAVNDNTPMTLSFVISARKLKLGNAEHTNDWPKA
- the tssD gene encoding type VI secretion system tube protein TssD, with the translated sequence MAFKARLNFSGKEYDVLHCSYSLNRDVDAKGRPSSGVYGGTIDLEIESTEDTSIVESMVNNQYKPLAGTLLIKKSEEDAKMKEVHFEDGYIVKYTEGINITGANPMTLKFQISARKLKLGNAEHTNDWPKA
- the ahcY gene encoding adenosylhomocysteinase — translated: MSSVETTYVPFKVKDISLAEWGRKEIGLAEAEMPGLMSLRAEFGPSKPLKGARIAGCLHMTIQTAVLIETLVELGAEVTWSSCNIFSTQDHAAAAIAAAGIQVYAWKGLNEADFDWCIEQTLHFGPEQQPLNMILDDGGDLTNMVFDKFPELIAAIKGLSEETTTGVHRLYERMKNGTLHLPAINVNDSVTKSKFDNKYGCRESLVDAIRRATDVMLAGKVAVVAGYGDVGKGSAESLSSQGVRVIVSEIDPICALQAAMEGYEVKKFATAVKEADIVVTTTGNCNIVRPEHFRVMKDKVIVCNIGHFDNEIDVAWLNSNYGDTKIEIKPQVDKYTIDGKDVILLAEGRLVNLGCATGHPSFVMSASFTNQTLAQLELWTNPGKYENKVYVLPKSLDEKVARLHLAKIGVELDVLDQQQADYIGVPVEGPFKPEAYRY
- a CDS encoding polysaccharide deacetylase family protein — its product is MNRYNIIVNRLTFCVIICCFLIFGAIVCSAQEVIKNYTVYSGVAKVQGNELLVIRKMEKAGKILYLAVDPQTLTTELTADAVVRPMDWKSAKAYFQQTPYFKAYDAAAKQALALQDAGVTHGFPKEKGITLTIDLCPSHKPLDRIIFTSLLQEFAKIEQPVPVALSITGRWMLTHTDDLNWLKELVAKKEIDITWIDHSFNHHVSPAAPLKTNFLLEPGTDMNFEILGTELAMLQHGLIPSVFFRFPGLVSDQRVVDKVLAYGIIPIGSDAWLAKGQKPAAGSIVLIHGNGNEPVGVADFIKLLKSKTAEVTSKQWLMYDLSESVEDEFGGTK
- a CDS encoding pyridoxine 5'-phosphate synthase, with protein sequence MAKLSVNINKIATLRNSRGGNNPDLVKVALDCERFGAEGITVHPRPDERHIRYQDVFDLKTAISTEFNIEGNCKEQKFIDLVLANKPAQVTLVPDTEGQITSNHGWDTIKHQAYLKEMVQLFQKEGIRVSIFTDPVREIIEAAQTTGTDRIELYTEYYAANYAKDPVKAISPYTQAAHTANKLGLGINAGHDLDLQNLKYFADNIPNLLEVSIGHALISDSLYLGLENTIQLYLKQL
- the gcvP gene encoding aminomethyl-transferring glycine dehydrogenase; this translates as MSLNIHYKEDFKNRHIAPNAEDTEAMLSTLGLNSIEELIEQTVPQKIRLKKPLNLPVAKSEKEYLESLRQTASLNKVFKSYIGQGYYDTTTPGVILRNVMENPGWYTQYTPYQAEIAQGRLQALLNFQTMVIDLTGMEIANASLLDEGTAAAEAMFMQFSLRKNTQANKFFVSELLFPQTIDILKTRANPFGIELVTGDHQTFEATEDFFGAIVQYPAGNGEVFNYTSFAEKAHAKNVKLTVVADILSLTLLTPPGEWGADIVVGTTQRFGVPMGFGGPHAAFFATKDEYKRSIPGRIIGVTIDSHNNYALRMALQTREQHIRRDKATSNICTAQALLAIMASFYAVYHGPKGLKLIAERTHGLAVALSQSIEQIGYKQLNKVFFDTIRVDLGDLKDSIHKECIDNEINLNYIGSVATIALDETTSIEDIKLLNKIFSKVKAISADSVELAEEKNIQTVIPAELQRTSAYLTHPVFNLHHSEHEMLRYIKSLEAKDLSLCHSMIALGSCTMKLNATTEMIPVTWAEFGRVHPFAPADQVAGYYTVFNEIDRWLSEITGFAAMSLQPNAGAQGEYAGLMVIRAYHQDRGDHQRNIALIPSSAHGTNPASAAMAGMKIVIVKCDANGNIDVADLKAKAEEHKANLSCFMVTYPSTHGVFEESIIEICEVIHANGGQVYMDGANMNAQVGLTSPANIGADVCHLNLHKTFCIPHGGGGPGMGPIGVAAHLVKYLPGHAVVDINNEKSIHAVSSAPWGSASILIISHAYIAMMGGEGLKNATEYAILNANYMKARLEKHYPVLYSGSKGRCAHEMILDCRGFKNFGIEVVDIAKRLMDYGFHAPTVSFPVAGTLMVEPTESEAKHELDRFCDALIAIRNEITQVENGTLDKLDNPLKNAPHTAAKVTGDEWAHSYSRQTAAFPLPYVSEHKFWPSVGRVNDSFGDRSLVCACPPIESYMEEEEVSL